In Acipenser ruthenus chromosome 58, fAciRut3.2 maternal haplotype, whole genome shotgun sequence, a genomic segment contains:
- the LOC117407699 gene encoding zinc-binding protein A33-like gives MASKAHTGILCSLHDEKLKLFCVDDKEAVCVLCQTSKKHENHKLRPVQEAAQDYKGELKTALKSLQDKLKTFNKVKNECDKTAKHIKKQAQQTERQIKEEFEKFRQFLRDEEKARIAALRGEEEQKGRIMKEKIEKLTREISSLSDTIRVIEKEMEAGDIFFLQKYKDTQRRAECTLQDPQCVSGALIDVAEHLGSLKYKVWEKMLGIVQYTPVTLDPNTAHPALILSEDLTSVRLSDEKQQLPDNPERFDPYACVLGSEGFTSGKHCWDVELGSSTYWYLGVTKESSQRNVIYPWKPEAGYWVISLEDGDQYWGWTSPPTRLTVEKKPQKIRVQLDCDGGEVAFFDSSDMRKPLYTFKHRFTERMFPCFWTLCSAPLRVCPVKTVIKVD, from the exons ATGGCTTCTAAAGCACATACTGGAATACTCTGCAGTCTGCATgatgagaaactgaagctctTCTGTGTGGATGATAAAGAggctgtctgtgttttgtgtcaaACTTCAAAGAAACATGAGAATCACAAGCTCCGTCCTGTTCAGGAGGCTGCACAGGATTATAAG GGAGAACTCAAGACTGCGCTGAAGTCCTTGCAGGACAAGCTGAAAAcctttaataaagttaaaaacgAGTGTGATAAAACAGCAAAGCACATCAAG AAACAAGCCCAGCAAACAGAGAGGCAGATAAAGGAGGAGTTTGAAAAATTTCGCCAGTTTCTACGAGATGAAGAAAAGGCCAGGATAGCTGCACTGAGGGGGGAAGAGGAACAAAAGGGGAGAATCATGAAAGAGAAGATTGAAAAACTTACAAGAGAAATCTCATCCCTTTCAGACACAATCAGAGTGATAGAAAAAGAGATGGAAGCTGGAGACATCTTCTTCCTGCAG aagtacaaagacacacagagaag AGCCGAGTGCACACTGCAGGATCCACAGTGTGTTTCAGGAGCGCTGATAGATGTAGCCGAGCACCTGGGCTCTCTGAAGTACAAAGTGTGGGAGAAGATGCTGGGGATTGTTCAATACA CTCCAGTGACTCTGGATCCCAACACAGCACACCCTGCCCTGATACTGTCTGAGGATCTAACAAGTGTGAGACTCAGTGATGAGAAACAGCAGCTTCCTGACAACCCAGAGCGGTTTGATCCCTATGCTTGTGTGCTGGGCTCTGAGGGGTTCACTTCAGGGAAACACTGCTGGGACGTGGAACTGGGAAGCAGTACTTACTGGTATCTGGGTGTGACTAAAGAGTCCAGCCAGAGGAATGTGATATACCCCTGGAAGCCAGAAGCAGGATACTGGGTTATATCCCTGGAGGATGGGGATCAGTACTGGGGATGGACCTCACCACCGACACGACTCACTGTGGAGAAGAAACCCCAGAAGATCAGAGTTCAGCTGGACTGTGACGGGGGGGAGGTGGCATTCTTTGACTCCAGTGATATGAGAAAACCTctctacacttttaaacacagatttactgaGAGAATGTTTCCATGTTTCTGGACTCTCTGTTCTGCCCCTCTCAGAGTGTGCCCTGTGAAGACAGTTATAAAAGTGGACTAG
- the LOC117407628 gene encoding vesicular glutamate transporter 1 isoform X1 translates to MQFRPDEFRKVVGNGLGRLHRVLERRQDNVETLELSEEGRPVETKARELPVVDCTCCGLPRRYIIAILCGIGFCISFGIRCNLGVAIVSMVNNNTVYEGDKVRVEKAQFSWDPETVGMIHGSFFWGYIVTQIPGGFISQKFAANRAFGFAIVATSILNMLIPSAARVHYGCVICVRILQGLVEGVTYPACHGIWSKWAPPLERSRLATTAFCGSYAGAVIAMPLAGILVQYSGWSSVFYVYGSFGICWFCFWILVSYESPAAHPTISEEERRYIEESIGESCKLMNPLQKFKTPWKKFFTSMPVYAIIVANFCRSWTFYLLLISQPAYFEEVFGFEISKVGMVSALPHLVMTIVVPIGGQIADFLRTKHIMSTTNVRKMMNCGGFGMEATLLLVVGFSHTKGVAISFLVLAVGFSGFAISGFNVNHLDIAPRYASILMGISNGVGTLSGMVCPLIVGAMTKHKTREEWQYVFLIAALVHYGGVIFYGIFASGEKQDWAEPEETSDEKCGFIHEDELAEETEDLHLSSLATGGGYGATSTNPALANNGGWAADWEKKEEFIQEPGKDRYLYGGAEERDLQ, encoded by the exons GGTATTGGAGCGCAGGCAGGACAATGTGGAGACCCTGGAGCTCTCGGAGGAGGGGCGTCCAGTGGAGACGAAGGCTCGGGAGCTCCCTGTGGTGGACTGCACGTGCTGCGGGCTCCCTCGCCGTTACATCATCGCCATCCTGTGCGGGATAGGATTCTGCATCTCCTTCGGGATCCGCTGCAACCTGGGCGTGGCCATCGTGAGCATGGTGAACAACAACACTGTGTATGAGGGGGACAAGGTTCGAGTGGAG aaAGCTCAGTTCTCGTGGGACCCCGAGACTGTGGGAATGATCCACGGCTCGTTTTTTTGGGGGTACATTGTCACCCAGATCCCGGGGGGGTTCATCTCGCAGAAATTCGCAGCCAACCG ggcgTTTGGTTTTGCTATTGTTGCCACCTCTATTCTCAATATGCTCATCCCCTCTGCAGCCAGAGTCCATTACGGCTGTGTGATCTGTGTGCGGATACTGCAGGGACTAGTGGag gGTGTGACCTACCCAGCATGCCACGGGATCTGGAGCAAGTGGGctccgcccctcgagaggagccGATTGGCCACCACAGCGTTCTGTG gctcctATGCCGGGGCTGTCATTGCCATGCCTCTGGCAGGGATACTGGTGCAGTACTCCGGGTGGTCGTCAGTGTTCTACGTGTACGGCAGTTTCGGCatctgttggttttgtttttggatCCTGGTCTCCTATGAGAGTCCGGCCGCTCACCCGACCATCTCGGAGGAGGAAAGGCGCTATATAGAGGAGAGCATCGGAGAGAGCTGCAAGCTGATGAACCCACTGCAG aAGTTTAAGACTCCCTGGAAGAAGTTCTTCACCTCCATGCCAGTCTACGCCATCATCGTAGCGAATTTCTGTCGCAGCTGGACGTTCTACCTGCTCCTGATCAGCCAGCCAGCGTACTTCGAGGAAGTGTTCGGGTTCGAGATCAGCAAG GTGGGGATGGTCTCCGCGCTCCCTCACCTCGTCATGACGATCGTGGTTCCGATCGGAGGTCAGATCGCCGATTTCTTGAGGACGAAGCACATCATGTCCACCACCAACGTGAGGAAGATGATGAACTGCGGAG ggtttgGGATGGAGGCCACTCTTCTGCTCGTGGTCGGGTTCAGTCACACGAAGGGCGTGGCGATCTCCTTCCTGGTTCTTGCCGTCGGATTCAGCGGTTTCGCAATCTCAG GTTTCAATGTGAATCACTTGGATATCGCTCCGCGCTACGCCAGCATCCTCATGGGAATCTCCAATGGAGTCGGGACTCTGTCAGGGATGGTGTGTCCTTTAATAGTGGGAGCGATGACCAAGCACAAG acccGGGAGGAGTGGCAGTATGTGTTTCTCATCGCCGCTCTCGTTCACTACGGAGGGGTGATATTCTATGGGATCTTTGCTTCGGGGGAGAAGCAGGACTGGGCAGAACCCGAAGAGACCAGTGATGAGAAGTGCGGCTTCATCCACGAAGACGAGCTCGCCGAGGAGACAGAGGACCTGCACCTCTCCTCGCTGGCCACCGGAGGGGGCTACGGGGCCACCAGCACCAACCCGGCCCTTGCCAACAATGGGGGCTGGGCCGCGGActgggagaagaaggaggagttCATCCAGGAGCCGGGAAAGGACCGCTATCTGTACGGAGGAGCCGAGGAGAGAGACTTGCAATGA
- the LOC117967289 gene encoding zinc-binding protein A33-like, which yields MAANTSPLEADLSCAVCREILKDPVTLHCNHSFCKACLDQCWKEKRARECPVCRRRSSVEELPVDFKLRNIVESFLKERSLNPPAPTDILCSLHDEKLKLFCVDDKEAVCVVCQTSKKHENHKLRPVQEAAQDYKGELKTALKPLQDKLKTFNKVKNECDETAEHIKKQAQQTERQIKKEFEKLHQFLRDEEKARIAALRREEEQKGRIMKEKIEKLTREISSLSDSIRVIEEELEAEDIFFLQKYKDTQRRAECTLQDPQCVSGALIDVAEHLGSLKYKVWEKMLGIVQYTPLTLDPNTAHPRLILSEDLTSVRRGDEGQQLPDNPERFDHWGCVLGSEGFTSGKHCWDVELGSNTKWDLGVTKESSQRKGGFTLSPEAGYWFIALAGGDQYWACTSPLTRLAVEKKPQKIRVQLDCDGGEVAFFDSSDMRKPLYTFKHRFTERMFPYFWTGCSAPLRVCPVKTVIKVD from the exons ATGGCAGCAAACACTTCTCCTCTGGAAGCAGATCTTTCCTGTGCTGTGTGCCGTGAGATTCTCAAGGATCCTGTAACTCTTCATTGTAACCACAGCTTTTGTAAAGCATGTCTGGATCAGTGCTGGAAAGAGAAGAGAGCTCGGGAGTGTCCCGTGTGCAGGAGGAGGAGTTCAGTGGAGGAGCTTCCTGTGGATTTCAAGCTCAGGAATATTGTGGAGTCCTTCTTAAAGGAACGCAGTCTGAATCCTCCAGCACCTACTGATATACTCTGCAGTCTGCATGATGAGAAACTGAAGCTGTTCTGTGTGGATGATAAAGAggctgtctgtgttgtgtgtcaaaCTTCAAAGAAACATGAGAATCACAAGCTCCGTCCTGTTCAGGAGGCTGCACAGGATTATAAG GGAGAACTCAAGACTGCGCTGAAGCCCTTGCAGGACAAGCTGAAAAcctttaataaagttaaaaacgAATGTGATGAAACAGCAGAGCACATCAAG AAACAAGCCCAGCAAACAGAGAGGCAGATAAAGAAGGAGTTTGAGAAACTTCACCAGTTTCTACGAGATGAAGAAAAGGCCAGGATAGCTGCACTGAGGAGGGAAGAGGAACAAAAGGGAAGAATCATGAAAGAGAAGATTGAAAAACTTACAAGAGAAATCTCATCCCTTTCAGACTCAATCAGAGTGATAGAAGAGGAGCTGGAAGCTGAAGACATCTTCTTCCTGCAG aagtacaaagacacacagagaag AGCCGAGTGCACACTGCAGGATCCACAGTGTGTTTCAGGAGCGCTGATAGATGTAGCCGAGCACCTGGGCTCTCTGAAGTACAAAGTGTGGGAGAAGATGCTGGGGATTGTTCAATACA CTCCGTTGACTCTGGATCCCAACACAGCACACCCTAGACTGATACTGTCTGAGGATCTAACAAGTGTGAGACGCGGCGATGAGGGACAGCAGCTTCCTGACAACCCAGAGCGGTTTGATCACTGGGGGTGTGTGCTGGGCTCTGAGGGGTTCACTTCAGGGAAACACTGCTGGGACGTGGAACTGGGGAGCAATACTAAGTGGGATCTGGGTGTGACTAAAGAGTCCAGCCAGAGGAAAGGAGGATTCACTCTGAGCCCAGAAGCAGGATACTGGTTTATAGCCCTGGCAGGTGGGGATCAGTACTGGGCATGTACCTCACCACTAACACGACTCGCTGTGGAGAAGAAACCCCAGAAGATCAGAGTTCAGCTGGACTGTGACGGGGGGGAGGTGGCATTCTTTGACTCCAGTGATATGAGAAAACCTctctacacttttaaacacagatttactgagagaatgtttccatatttctggacTGGCTGTTCTGCCCCTCTCAGAGTGTGTCCTGTGAAGACAGTTATAAAAGTGGACTAG
- the LOC117407628 gene encoding vesicular glutamate transporter 1 isoform X2 translates to MVNNNTVYEGDKVRVEKAQFSWDPETVGMIHGSFFWGYIVTQIPGGFISQKFAANRAFGFAIVATSILNMLIPSAARVHYGCVICVRILQGLVEGVTYPACHGIWSKWAPPLERSRLATTAFCGSYAGAVIAMPLAGILVQYSGWSSVFYVYGSFGICWFCFWILVSYESPAAHPTISEEERRYIEESIGESCKLMNPLQKFKTPWKKFFTSMPVYAIIVANFCRSWTFYLLLISQPAYFEEVFGFEISKVGMVSALPHLVMTIVVPIGGQIADFLRTKHIMSTTNVRKMMNCGGFGMEATLLLVVGFSHTKGVAISFLVLAVGFSGFAISGFNVNHLDIAPRYASILMGISNGVGTLSGMVCPLIVGAMTKHKTREEWQYVFLIAALVHYGGVIFYGIFASGEKQDWAEPEETSDEKCGFIHEDELAEETEDLHLSSLATGGGYGATSTNPALANNGGWAADWEKKEEFIQEPGKDRYLYGGAEERDLQ, encoded by the exons ATGGTGAACAACAACACTGTGTATGAGGGGGACAAGGTTCGAGTGGAG aaAGCTCAGTTCTCGTGGGACCCCGAGACTGTGGGAATGATCCACGGCTCGTTTTTTTGGGGGTACATTGTCACCCAGATCCCGGGGGGGTTCATCTCGCAGAAATTCGCAGCCAACCG ggcgTTTGGTTTTGCTATTGTTGCCACCTCTATTCTCAATATGCTCATCCCCTCTGCAGCCAGAGTCCATTACGGCTGTGTGATCTGTGTGCGGATACTGCAGGGACTAGTGGag gGTGTGACCTACCCAGCATGCCACGGGATCTGGAGCAAGTGGGctccgcccctcgagaggagccGATTGGCCACCACAGCGTTCTGTG gctcctATGCCGGGGCTGTCATTGCCATGCCTCTGGCAGGGATACTGGTGCAGTACTCCGGGTGGTCGTCAGTGTTCTACGTGTACGGCAGTTTCGGCatctgttggttttgtttttggatCCTGGTCTCCTATGAGAGTCCGGCCGCTCACCCGACCATCTCGGAGGAGGAAAGGCGCTATATAGAGGAGAGCATCGGAGAGAGCTGCAAGCTGATGAACCCACTGCAG aAGTTTAAGACTCCCTGGAAGAAGTTCTTCACCTCCATGCCAGTCTACGCCATCATCGTAGCGAATTTCTGTCGCAGCTGGACGTTCTACCTGCTCCTGATCAGCCAGCCAGCGTACTTCGAGGAAGTGTTCGGGTTCGAGATCAGCAAG GTGGGGATGGTCTCCGCGCTCCCTCACCTCGTCATGACGATCGTGGTTCCGATCGGAGGTCAGATCGCCGATTTCTTGAGGACGAAGCACATCATGTCCACCACCAACGTGAGGAAGATGATGAACTGCGGAG ggtttgGGATGGAGGCCACTCTTCTGCTCGTGGTCGGGTTCAGTCACACGAAGGGCGTGGCGATCTCCTTCCTGGTTCTTGCCGTCGGATTCAGCGGTTTCGCAATCTCAG GTTTCAATGTGAATCACTTGGATATCGCTCCGCGCTACGCCAGCATCCTCATGGGAATCTCCAATGGAGTCGGGACTCTGTCAGGGATGGTGTGTCCTTTAATAGTGGGAGCGATGACCAAGCACAAG acccGGGAGGAGTGGCAGTATGTGTTTCTCATCGCCGCTCTCGTTCACTACGGAGGGGTGATATTCTATGGGATCTTTGCTTCGGGGGAGAAGCAGGACTGGGCAGAACCCGAAGAGACCAGTGATGAGAAGTGCGGCTTCATCCACGAAGACGAGCTCGCCGAGGAGACAGAGGACCTGCACCTCTCCTCGCTGGCCACCGGAGGGGGCTACGGGGCCACCAGCACCAACCCGGCCCTTGCCAACAATGGGGGCTGGGCCGCGGActgggagaagaaggaggagttCATCCAGGAGCCGGGAAAGGACCGCTATCTGTACGGAGGAGCCGAGGAGAGAGACTTGCAATGA